Proteins from a single region of Diaphorobacter limosus:
- a CDS encoding DMT family transporter produces the protein MSLNAFALIILAGLIHAVWNIAAKKAGGDARFAFFTAVLMMLVWAPLGWWLGRSAVPLWGAREWAIVALSGVLHVLYYVVLLRGYRKADLTVVYPLARGTGPLVTALVAVTLLGERLSLTAVLGIAGVVAGVFLIAGGPGLLRAGRDEQARRLVRKGMQYGVLTGLFIASYTVVDGYAVKVMLLSPILVDYMGNFVRVLVLAPVALRKPAELAPLWAAQWRFALLVAAVSPVAYVLVLFAMQSAPLSHVAPAREVSMLFAALLGGHLLGEGDRAARIAGALLIACGVVALALG, from the coding sequence ATGTCGCTCAACGCCTTTGCCCTGATCATCCTCGCCGGACTGATCCATGCCGTGTGGAACATCGCCGCCAAGAAGGCCGGTGGCGATGCGCGCTTTGCCTTCTTTACCGCCGTGCTGATGATGCTGGTCTGGGCGCCACTGGGCTGGTGGCTGGGGCGCTCGGCCGTGCCGCTGTGGGGCGCGCGCGAATGGGCCATCGTCGCCCTGAGCGGCGTGCTGCATGTGCTGTATTACGTGGTGCTGTTGCGCGGCTATCGCAAGGCCGATCTGACGGTGGTCTACCCGCTGGCGCGCGGCACCGGGCCGCTGGTGACGGCGCTGGTGGCCGTCACGCTGCTGGGCGAGCGGCTGTCGCTGACCGCCGTGCTGGGCATAGCCGGTGTGGTGGCCGGGGTGTTCCTGATTGCCGGCGGGCCCGGCCTGCTGCGCGCCGGGCGGGACGAGCAGGCGCGCCGGCTTGTCAGGAAGGGCATGCAGTACGGCGTGCTCACCGGCCTGTTCATCGCCAGCTACACGGTGGTCGATGGCTATGCGGTGAAGGTCATGCTGCTGTCTCCCATTCTGGTGGACTACATGGGTAACTTCGTGCGCGTGCTGGTGCTGGCGCCCGTGGCGCTGCGCAAACCCGCCGAGCTGGCGCCGCTGTGGGCCGCGCAGTGGCGCTTTGCGCTGCTGGTGGCCGCAGTTAGCCCCGTGGCTTATGTGCTGGTGCTGTTTGCCATGCAGAGCGCGCCCCTGTCCCATGTGGCGCCGGCGCGCGAGGTCTCCATGTTGTTCGCGGCCCTGCTGGGCGGCCATCTGCTGGGCGAGGGCGACCGCGCCGCGCGCATCGCCGGGGCGCTGCTGATTGCCTGCGGCGTGGTGGCGCTGGCGCTGGGTTGA